The Thiobacter sp. AK1 genomic interval TCGGCGTCATAACGCTCGAGGAAGGCACGAAAGGGCCGGTAGGTCTCATCGCTGGCCCGTTCGAAGCGGTGCTGGCCCAGTTTGAAGCGGCTGGCATCCACCGTAGGATCGGCTGCCATCGCCGCCAACGTGGCCGCGACTTTCTCCTTGAGCGCCGCCGGCACGTCTGCCCGTGCGACGATGGCATTGTGCGGCGAGGGATCCGTCACGAATAGCACGGCAAGGCGCGCCGCCTTGTTCGGCTCGTCGCGCTGGAAGGCGCGCAGGAAGCGTACCGACACGCCGCAGGCGGCGGCATCGCCGGCGCCCGCATTGAGCAGGGCCGCCACCTGGGTGCCCGTGTATTGCAATCGCAAACTTTTCACGTCCACCCCATGACGGTGCAAATACCAGAGGGGCAAGAGGGTCGCCGCCACCGCTGTCGCCGAGGGAAAGCACAGGGTCTCGCCCGACAGTTGCCTCAACCCAGTGATGCGGCCCTCACGGGTGACCAGGGCGCCGCGGAAATCCTCGTCCGGAAAATTCTTGGCGATCACGTGGTAGCCCACGCGCTGGGCGATCAGGGTTTGAACCGGATTGGGCAGGGCGAAGTGGTAACGCCGGGCCACGAGCCGCGCCTCGAATTCGGAATAATCCTTCGCCCCCTCCAGCTGGAACTTCACGTTCGGAATGTGCTGCTCCAGGTAATCGAGTATGGGTTGATACGCGGCGACCAGCTCCTGGGGATTGAGATGGGGGTGAAAGCCAAATACGTAAGTCGCTTGCGCGCGTCCCCCCCCGGGGTTCACGGGCGTCGGGCGGTATTCCGCGGCATGGCTGGTGGCGAGGGCGAGAAAAAAGATTGCCGCCCAAAATCGTCGCATGGGTCTTCCCTTGTTCGTTTCGTGTCACACCGCACCCCGTGCGGCCCGGACCTCATGCCAGACATGGTAGCAAAAGACATTTTGACGAAAAACCAAAAAGAGAATGAGGCCCAGCGAAGGGACGACTCGGATCGCAGTCAACGGCGTTTTTTGCTGCGCGGTGGAAGGCGCTTTGGCAGCGGTATGCCTGCGCTCAGGCGATCAGGAACGCGATGCGCGAAGAAGCACGCCCATAAACCCTCGAATATCCCGAGTGGAACAGGGCCGCGCCTACGCCCCGGCCCCATCAGGGCTGTGGCTTTTGCCCGCGCGGTACGTCAGGCAGCTGCTTCGGCGCGTGGTCATGCTCGTCGGGATCGATGGCCCAAAGGCGGTGGGCATCCAGAAGGAGCCGGTAGCGCGCCTCATTGGCCTCGAGGGTTGCGAGGCTTGCAGCCAGCCGCGCCTCGAGGGCGAGCCGGCGCGCAGTCAATACACCGGACAGGCCGCCTTCGCCCAAGGCATAGGCGCGAGCGGCCAGCGCCGCCGCCGCTTCCATTTCCCGCGCCGCCGAGGCCTGGGCCATCGCCGCGGCATACGCCGCCTGCGCGCCATGAAACAGGTTCTCGGCTTCCGCGGCGAGCTTGGCCGCAACCACAGCCTCGCGCTGAGCGGCCATGTCGGCTTCGGCGCGGCTTGCGTCCACTGCCGCGGCGCGCGCCGCACCGCCCAAGGGAACGGTCAGTGTCAGGCCAATGATGTGCTCCTCGCCGCCCCGCTCCCGCGCGGCGCGCACACCCACGGTGGGATCGGGTATACGCTCGGCCTCGGCCCGCGTCAGCGCCAGGCGCGCCCGCCGCGTTTCCGCCTGGGCGGCAGCCAGCTCATGGTTGTGGGC includes:
- a CDS encoding phosphate/phosphite/phosphonate ABC transporter substrate-binding protein, whose translation is MRRFWAAIFFLALATSHAAEYRPTPVNPGGGRAQATYVFGFHPHLNPQELVAAYQPILDYLEQHIPNVKFQLEGAKDYSEFEARLVARRYHFALPNPVQTLIAQRVGYHVIAKNFPDEDFRGALVTREGRITGLRQLSGETLCFPSATAVAATLLPLWYLHRHGVDVKSLRLQYTGTQVAALLNAGAGDAAACGVSVRFLRAFQRDEPNKAARLAVLFVTDPSPHNAIVARADVPAALKEKVAATLAAMAADPTVDASRFKLGQHRFERASDETYRPFRAFLERYDAEIGLPAALKPVIAR